In Taeniopygia guttata chromosome Z, bTaeGut7.mat, whole genome shotgun sequence, one genomic interval encodes:
- the ENTREP1 gene encoding LOW QUALITY PROTEIN: endosomal transmembrane epsin interactor 1 (The sequence of the model RefSeq protein was modified relative to this genomic sequence to represent the inferred CDS: inserted 3 bases in 2 codons), whose amino-acid sequence MAEKCTQLLWKSTRFTCRTRIPDLAWFPGDSAPTSPLLVDSTVQSFKELYPGLLTLQKLRLYFDCFYFSTSYYSAEEIQEPSSRVSLSTSNASCVPEGLNRRAFNPLQECSKTDPVLLHCQLPQGQLLNCETATLNDINPLNAVLRKNSRAKASRGRLQSLIDYKSYMDTKHVAWILEQSCSISPDIHDLVENIKSVLKSDEKHIAEASVTFLEQVMKPAQQATSLRVXVLPYRLHPGLLYLESCGDPSTFTTEGEQLAERRIQRAKHXPHSVICVVRETVL is encoded by the exons ATGGCGGAAAAGTGCACGCAACTCCTCTGGAAATCAACTCGGTTCACCTGTAGAACAAGGATCCCAGACTTAGCTTGGTTTCCTGGTGACTCAGCACCCACAAGTCCTCTGCTGGTGGACAGCACAGTCCAGTCTTTCAAGGAGCTTTACCCCGGGCTCCTCACACTTCAGAAGCTGAGG CTTTATTTTGACTGCTTTTACTTTTCTACTTCTTATTACTCAGCTGAAGAAATTCAGGAGCCTTCCAGCAGAGTGAGTCTTTCCACTTCAAATGCAAGCTGTGTGCCTGAAGGACTTAACAGGAGAGCCTTCAATCCCTTGCAGGAATGTTCTAAAACTGACCCTGTGCTCCTGCACTGTCAGCTGCCTCAAG GGCAATTGCTCAACTGTGAAACTGCAACACTCAATGATATAAATCCACTGAATGCTGTCTTGAGGAAGAATTCGAGAGCAAAAGCTTCAAGGGGAAGACTCCAATCTCTGATAGACTATAAGTCTTACATGGACACTAAACACGTGGCATGGATCCTTGAGCAGTCCTGCAGCATAAGCCCAGACATACATGACTTGGTGGAAAATATCAAGTCTGTTTTAAAATCAGATGAGAAACACATAGCAGAAGCCAGTGTCACTTTCCTTGAGCAG GTGATGAAACCTGCCCAGCAAGCCACATCATTGAGAG ATGTGTTACCTTACAGATTGCATCCTGGATTGTTGTACCTAGAGAGCTGTGGTGACCCAAGTACTTTCACCACAGAGGGAGAACAGCTAGCGGAGAGGAGAATCCAAAGAGCAAAACA GCCTCACAGTGTTATTTGTGTTGTCAGAGAAACTGTGCTTTGA